AACAGGCATATATGACGAAGAAAAGGATTATAGACCTTTATTTTTCCGGGTGGATGCACGTCAGGTAATAAAAGGTATCGATCAGGGCGTACTTGGAATGAAAGAGGGAGAAGAAAAAATCCTTATAATCCCGCCTGAAGACGCCTATGGAAAATATAAGGACTATCTTGTCCAGAAGATTCCTCTGGCAAGGCTTGAACTCCAGACACCTCCTGAGCCGGGAAAGAAAATCACAACACCCGGCGGCAGAGAAGTCAGGGTGCTCAACTCCACGGAAACTGCTGCCACCCTGGATTTTAACCATGAACTTGCAGGCAAAACCCTGATCCTTGAGATAAAACTTGTCTCGATTGTAAAATAATTCCAGATCCCGGAAATGCAGGAGATAAAATATGGAAAAAGAAGAAAAAGTTATGGTACTGCTTTTATTTATGACACTAACTTCTCTTATGACAGCTTATCTCTGCTTCGGATCGGGATTTACAGCATCTGGACAGGAGTCAGGGAAAGAAATCAGGCAGTACAGCAGGGAATCCGGTGTAGGGGAAAAAGTATTCCTTGAAGCCGAAGTTCTGAGCAAACGGTTTACTTATACAGGCGGACACCTGCTTTTACAGGTAGACTGCGACTCCGAAGTCCTGAGCGTTTTTATCCCAAAGACCGCAGGTGCAGACGCCCTGAATATGTCAATCCAGGAAGGAGATTTTATCGGTTTAACGGGTACAGTCTCGGAATATAAAGGGAAAAGAGAAATCACGGTGGAAAGAAAAGAAGATATTCTTTTGAGTGATGATTATTCTACGAAATGATTACCACCCTTCTTCGATGTGATTACCTTTTTCTTTAAATAGTATTATCTTGAGTAATCATTATCAATAACTTTTCAGATAAAGATAACAGTCTATTGTAAATAATATATTCATACAGGAACATATGGGAAAAATATGAAAGCGTGTATCATGTGCGGAGGAGCAGGGACAAGACTCAGGCCGCTGACATTCAAGCACCCTAAACCGAGCATACCGATTCTTAATAAGCCGTCAGTCCTGCATCTGATAGAGCATCTTTCAAGAGAAGGGTTTAATGAAATAGTTATAACCCTGGGATATATGGGAGAACTCATAGAAGAGCAACTCGGGGATGGGCACATGTTTGGGGTACATATCGATTATGTGTACGAGAGAGAAAAGCTCGGAACGGCAGGGGGGGTAAAAAATGCCGAGGCATACCTGAAAGACGAGCCGTTTATTGTGCTTGGGGGAGATCATGTTCTCAACCTTAACCTGAGAGAGATGTACCGTTTCCATGAATCGAACGATGCTCTGGTAACTATAGGGCTTCTTTCAATAGACGACCCTAGAGAATTCGGAATTGCGGATATGGATATAAATAACCGGATTCATCGTTTCCTGGAAAAACCAAAAGCAGGCCAGATATTCAGCAACCTTGCAAGTACGGGAATATACGTTTGTGATCCTTTGATTTTTGAATGGATCCCCAGACACAGAAAATTTGACTTCGCAAAAGACCTCTTTCCCTGCATGCTTGAAGCCGACAAGAAAATCAACGGCGTGCTTGTGCGGGGGCAATGGACTGATGTCGGAAGTTCGGCAGCTTACAGGCAGGCACAGCGCTGGATGCTCGATGCCCTTCCCGGAACGACAATCGAAGGGCACTTCACGACCCGGAATGCAAGAATAAAAGGACCGCTTTCCATAGGAAACAACGTGTGCATAGGTTCGAACTCTTCCCTTGTGGGACCAATAGTCATAGGGGAAAATACAACTATAGGCGACAATGTTCTTATCGGGCCTTACAGTGTTATAGGCTCAAATTGTATTATAGAGGATAACGCAAAGATTCTCTCATCTTATCTATTCGATAATGTGTCCATAGGAAAGGATTCCAATATTTCAGGCGGGGTAGTATCAGACGAAACCGTAATTGGAGACCACTGTTTCCTTGAAAATGGAACTGTTATTGGGCATAAAGTAACTATTGGAAACAATTCAACAATACACTCAGGGGTTAAGGTCTGGCCTGAAGTCACTATAGGGGAAAACTCAAACATAAAGGATATCGTAATTAATCCCGATTATGATACTGCACATGAAGGCTCGTAAGATTCCAGTTTCAGAGGATGGAATCCGGTACGGATAAATTAACCGGATTCCCTATCGGCTTTTTCGTTTTGTTTAATATTGGGTATACCCGCCGGAAAAGATACACAGCAACGAAGAAAATACAGAA
This region of Methanosarcina flavescens genomic DNA includes:
- a CDS encoding FKBP-type peptidyl-prolyl cis-trans isomerase, with amino-acid sequence MENSRTVKKGDYLLIDYTGKFEDGTVFDTTSKEKALETGIYDEEKDYRPLFFRVDARQVIKGIDQGVLGMKEGEEKILIIPPEDAYGKYKDYLVQKIPLARLELQTPPEPGKKITTPGGREVRVLNSTETAATLDFNHELAGKTLILEIKLVSIVK
- a CDS encoding OB-fold nucleic acid binding domain-containing protein, with the protein product MEKEEKVMVLLLFMTLTSLMTAYLCFGSGFTASGQESGKEIRQYSRESGVGEKVFLEAEVLSKRFTYTGGHLLLQVDCDSEVLSVFIPKTAGADALNMSIQEGDFIGLTGTVSEYKGKREITVERKEDILLSDDYSTK
- a CDS encoding nucleotidyltransferase family protein; translated protein: MKACIMCGGAGTRLRPLTFKHPKPSIPILNKPSVLHLIEHLSREGFNEIVITLGYMGELIEEQLGDGHMFGVHIDYVYEREKLGTAGGVKNAEAYLKDEPFIVLGGDHVLNLNLREMYRFHESNDALVTIGLLSIDDPREFGIADMDINNRIHRFLEKPKAGQIFSNLASTGIYVCDPLIFEWIPRHRKFDFAKDLFPCMLEADKKINGVLVRGQWTDVGSSAAYRQAQRWMLDALPGTTIEGHFTTRNARIKGPLSIGNNVCIGSNSSLVGPIVIGENTTIGDNVLIGPYSVIGSNCIIEDNAKILSSYLFDNVSIGKDSNISGGVVSDETVIGDHCFLENGTVIGHKVTIGNNSTIHSGVKVWPEVTIGENSNIKDIVINPDYDTAHEGS